The Solibacillus sp. FSL W7-1436 genome window below encodes:
- the lspA gene encoding signal peptidase II, protein MYKYYGIAIIAVILDQWTKWLIVKNMELGERISVWDPWFGILSHRNRGAAWGMLEGQMWLFSLVTVAVIIAIIYFNHTEAKGKPLFHVSLMLLLGGAVGNFIDRLFRGEVVDFVDVFIPVINYHFPIFNIADAALTIAVVMLFITIILEEKKDKKKVK, encoded by the coding sequence GTGTATAAATATTACGGAATCGCAATAATTGCAGTCATTTTGGATCAATGGACAAAGTGGCTCATTGTTAAAAATATGGAATTAGGGGAACGCATCAGTGTATGGGATCCTTGGTTTGGCATCTTATCGCATCGTAACCGTGGTGCGGCATGGGGCATGCTGGAAGGACAAATGTGGTTGTTCTCACTCGTAACAGTTGCTGTCATTATCGCAATTATTTATTTTAATCATACAGAAGCAAAGGGTAAGCCACTATTTCATGTAAGCTTAATGCTATTATTAGGTGGTGCGGTCGGTAACTTTATTGACCGTTTATTCCGAGGAGAAGTAGTTGATTTTGTCGATGTTTTTATACCGGTAATCAATTATCATTTCCCAATCTTCAATATCGCAGACGCAGCTTTAACAATTGCTGTTGTAATGCTTTTCATTACGATCATACTAGAAGAAAAAAAGGATAAGAAAAAGGTGAAATAA